cCCGGTTACATACCccgcaggttgtatttgtgcaggcacaattagcacctttaaatgttggcattagggaaatcattccgtttgataggtccacattgtcccttaaaatagaattggcggacattttccccaataacgcaaaactactgccaccaacatatttgaatgcccttttgcaagactatttggcccatttcccaataaatgtaatagcgactgatgcttcctcgtgggaagagaaggcaggcgtgggaatttactcaccatctttcgattggtctttttcactttgcctgccagattacacatcagtttttcaggccgaacttctggcaatagttcttgcattgcgaaagttaccgctaaatgtcacaaaagttgttatcgtcacagattccctttctgtatgcagcgcgctcaacgcgtctacaaattcgacagctttgaacacgttttacacattagctccaccccacttaaggttagttcatttagtatgggtaccaggccaccgagacatccaactcaatgaaatagctgattctttagcacgagcttctttaaaaggtccggcaatatctgtgctgccggcaactgcgcatatcactgcagccagatatagacagttttctttgagcgaagacaagaaaagcctcgcgttagcaaaatctacagattttatacatctaaattattcttggaaccgacagtggtgtcctaaccggcaattcgaagtaacatttacaaggctgcgttgccgtattccacaactaaattttacttgcacagatgtggtctggcggcatccccattatgctacctctgcaatgaaccagaatccatcgatcactttttattatggtgtcggcgcttttctaatcatcgacaacgatgtttggaaatcccactttgcaatctaggactgcctttaagcagtccagttatactctcacttgtagccacggtgttaggatatgaccacgggaatgtttgccgagcaatttataattttctttgtgacacaaaaagactgccttattaatattttcccatcgttccatgattgatttatttatccttcaataaattatagatttagcaaattcaaaaagtaatgtcacaaaatcacaattatattagtattaatattattattcaaaatttacgtgtatcctttactgtatttaattaattattaaattcatattatctaggtaaggctgactaacttagcaTAGACTagttaattcttttattatcggttcgtttcacatcttcaattatttatttattttcctttaatttttattacttatttatttctatactaatttatttcaattttctATCATAATatcacccggttcgtggcctatcccccacagtgggttgtgccattgattgcggcatcatcatcatcatcatggctcgcggaaaaaagagaaaaagacgGAAAAGGATTCGGCGCCGGTGAAAGCTTCGGCCTGCGAAAACTCTTGTCTCATCACAGGCATGCAATGTCTGCGTAAGCCAGTGAGCGCATTGTCACAGCGACATGCCATGCTCCTGGCAGGGCCGCGACATGTAGGCACGCTCTGACGTGGGCTGTTTGGACGTCCGAACCATGCTTGGACGCCACACTCCAAGCGGCACTCCCGTACCCACACCTTCTGCGAAGCCTTCCGACGTCGGGAGCAGCGTCGCGTTTCCTCGACAGCATTGCAGCGGGCTTCTCCCCTCAAGTTCGTACGGCGTTTTCCACTTGGTTTTTCGTCGAGCTGCTTAGCCAAGCCTGGCCGTACCACATGAGCGGGCCATCATACAGAGGAATCGGCCGGGGGCATCCTCCGTTCCTGGACCCGCAAGACTCGGCCGCTTGCGGTTCAAGCCACAGCGGAGGTAGATTAGAAAGAACGGACCATGCTAACTACGCGGGAATGCGAGCGTCTACTGAGATCCACAGTGCGGATGCGCAACCGTCGACGGCGCCCGGAGCTCATCGGAGTGCGGGCAAGACAAAACTGTCGATTTTTGACCGTTTCCTAAAACGTAACGACGGACCACCAACGTCGGGCCGTCCCGCGATAGCGTCGGCGCCGCGACCGACGAGCCCCAAATGGGACTTCGCTACGTCGCGCCTTTCTGCGCGCCGCAGCGCGCCCCTTGAACTCAACGCCGACAGCATACGCATTCCTAGAGACCGCTGCGAAGTGCCGATGCCCGCAACTGCATACAACATAGGAAGCCGCAGCCGCAGTACAGCAGCCGAGAAATCGTCCGAAAGCGAAGCGGAGGCAATCGCTGTTCGTCACTCGAAATGGGTCACCTTCGGGACGCCGAGCCCGCGGGCCTCGCAAGAAATTGAACGAGGACGCCAAGATCACTGCCGTGAAAGCAGTGGTGTACTAGAATCGACGCGATCGCGTTGCATTGAGACCACCAACGGAATCGATCACGGGTCTAATAGAGGCCGCGCGCATGGATCAGACCTACAACACCTGAGCAATACGCATCATGCGGACCTCAGCGACCTGATCGAGGATACATGCGCGCAGTTGAAAGGTGCTAGAAAAGCTGAACGGCGTTGGTCGGCACCGAAGTTTGGCGACGACCAGCCACGGCCCGAGACCCTGGAGGAGAAAGTGGCCGCGTGGGACCCAAATCAAGAAACCTATGCTCTGTCGCCGCCTGGAGAACTCGAGCTATTTGAACTCGAAACGATCGACCCAAGGCGCACGAGACGACCGAAGCCGGCCCCGCGCAATGCGGCGCTCTGTTGTGAGAGCAAGCCTTCGTGCGCTCGGTCGCCGACCAGCCCTCCGAAGATTAAGAGAATTCTGCCCGTAACGGCCGCCGATTCTAGCATGTACGAAGACTTGCACTGGTTCATCGAATCGTGCGAGCAGTCGGCTACGTCAACTCCGCTCTGTGACCGTGCAACCACAGCCGGCACTTCGACGCCGAAAGCAGAAGCCCGGCCTGCCTCCCTCTCCATTAAGGCCGGCGCTGCCACACGCCAAGCTGACACATCGCTTGCGCCCGTCGAAAAAGGCAAGGCGTCTTCAGTCGCTCCAGGTGTATCGTATTCGCTCAGTGGTCCAAGAGAAGAACTGCCGCAAGAACGCGCGCGGGGGCATAGTATGGCGGATACGTCCATAGCTACACCTGTAGTGCCG
The DNA window shown above is from Dermacentor silvarum isolate Dsil-2018 chromosome 1, BIME_Dsil_1.4, whole genome shotgun sequence and carries:
- the LOC125942817 gene encoding serine/arginine repetitive matrix protein 1-like, which encodes MRASTEIHSADAQPSTAPGAHRSAGKTKLSIFDRFLKRNDGPPTSGRPAIASAPRPTSPKWDFATSRLSARRSAPLELNADSIRIPRDRCEVPMPATAYNIGSRSRSTAAEKSSESEAEAIAVRHSKWVTFGTPSPRASQEIERGRQDHCRESSGVLESTRSRCIETTNGIDHGSNRGRAHGSDLQHLSNTHHADLSDLIEDTCAQLKGARKAERRWSAPKFGDDQPRPETLEEKVAAWDPNQETYALSPPGELELFELETIDPRRTRRPKPAPRNAALCCESKPSCARSPTSPPKIKRILPVTAADSSMYEDLHWFIESCEQSATSTPLCDRATTAGTSTPKAEARPASLSIKAGAATRQADTSLAPVEKGKASSVAPGVSYSLSGPREELPQERARGHSMADTSIATPVVPQNSCIPPKPATSTSRRDVVSPYAPKPSSSGKSDGLADLNWMPVVESHQVAGPVAPGTEEDKTKGGDARSNEPDEQEAAARGEKKHHRKHDRKKHHRKKKLAKLKKKERAKAARLTQDEAALPTSEQQGPSAASPRCQSDHGSNHRGAAAAATAAAAAASPSVDPEPDGVGDEVTHIDSGTVSISIRTLIRTRSGLLWPFNSPHDS